A section of the Rhodobacter sp. genome encodes:
- a CDS encoding GNAT family N-acetyltransferase: MTALAETFAAATPVLETPRLILRAPRLADFDGFAAYQASDRARFTGGPVDRNLAWRGFGHVVGHWVLRGYGVFVLQERETGRALGTAGPWFPEGWPEPEIAWTLWAPEAEGRGYAVEAALATRAFAYETLGWATAISMILDGNDRSAALALRLGCRRESGFHHAQFGATSIWRHPAPDAQGAGMEAYA, translated from the coding sequence ATGACTGCGCTGGCCGAAACCTTTGCTGCTGCGACTCCGGTGCTGGAAACCCCGCGCCTGATCCTGCGCGCGCCCCGGCTGGCGGATTTCGACGGGTTCGCGGCCTATCAGGCCAGCGACCGCGCGCGCTTCACCGGCGGCCCCGTGGATCGCAACCTGGCCTGGCGCGGCTTTGGCCATGTCGTCGGCCATTGGGTGCTGCGCGGCTACGGCGTCTTCGTGCTGCAAGAGCGCGAGACCGGGCGCGCCCTGGGCACCGCCGGCCCCTGGTTCCCCGAGGGCTGGCCCGAGCCCGAAATCGCCTGGACCCTGTGGGCGCCCGAGGCCGAGGGCCGGGGCTATGCCGTCGAAGCCGCGCTGGCGACCCGGGCCTTTGCCTATGAGACGCTGGGCTGGGCGACCGCGATCAGCATGATCCTGGACGGCAACGACCGGTCGGCGGCGCTGGCCCTGCGGTTGGGCTGCCGGCGCGAAAGCGGCTTTCACCATGCGCAATTCGGTGCGACCTCGATCTGGCGGCACCCGGCGCCCGATGCGCAGGGCGCCGGCATGGAGGCCTATGCATGA
- a CDS encoding chorismate mutase, whose translation MTNDSERAANLLREHRESIDRLDAILVYTLAERFKHTQAVGRLKATHALPPSDPSREARQIERLEWLAKEADLDPEFAKKFLTFIISEVIRHHERLQK comes from the coding sequence ATGACCAACGATTCCGAACGCGCCGCCAATCTGCTGCGCGAGCACCGCGAGTCGATCGACCGGCTGGACGCGATCCTGGTCTACACCCTGGCCGAACGCTTCAAGCACACGCAGGCGGTAGGCCGGCTGAAGGCCACGCACGCGCTGCCGCCCTCGGACCCCTCGCGCGAGGCGCGGCAGATCGAGCGGCTGGAATGGTTGGCCAAAGAGGCCGACCTGGACCCCGAATTCGCCAAGAAATTCCTGACCTTCATCATCTCGGAGGTGATCCGTCACCACGAGAGGTTGCAGAAATGA
- the rpsP gene encoding 30S ribosomal protein S16, with the protein MATKIRLARGGSKKRPFYAIVVSDSRMPRDGRFLEKIGTYNPLLPKDSEDRVKMDMERVQAWLDKGAQPTDRVVRFLEAAGIRAKTERSNPKKAVPGKKAQARAKERADKAAAAE; encoded by the coding sequence ATGGCTACCAAAATCCGTCTCGCGCGCGGCGGCTCGAAAAAGCGCCCGTTCTACGCCATCGTCGTGTCCGACAGCCGGATGCCGCGCGACGGCCGCTTCCTGGAAAAGATCGGCACCTACAACCCGCTTCTGCCGAAAGACAGCGAAGACCGCGTGAAGATGGACATGGAGCGCGTGCAGGCGTGGCTCGACAAGGGCGCGCAGCCGACCGACCGCGTCGTGCGCTTCCTGGAAGCCGCCGGTATCCGCGCCAAGACCGAGCGCAGCAACCCCAAGAAAGCCGTTCCCGGCAAAAAGGCTCAGGCCCGCGCGAAAGAGCGCGCCGACAAGGCCGCCGCGGCCGAGTGA
- the bluB gene encoding 5,6-dimethylbenzimidazole synthase, with amino-acid sequence MKGAAVIGEGAFSADFRAELAELLRWRRDVRHFRRDPVDEAVLARCLDAFRLAPSVGLSEPWRLIRVHSEGARAAVQANFETANAAALTGYDGARAELYAGLKLSGMREAPVHLAVFCDDSAPKGQGLGARTMPEMRRYSVAGAVMQLWLLLRAEGLGMGWVSILDPDRLARDLGIDDGWRLVAYLCIGWPEAQENTPELERMGWERRATHVRVETR; translated from the coding sequence ATGAAAGGGGCGGCCGTGATCGGTGAGGGGGCGTTCAGCGCCGACTTCCGGGCGGAACTGGCCGAACTGCTGCGCTGGCGGCGCGATGTGCGGCACTTCCGGCGCGATCCGGTGGACGAGGCCGTTCTGGCGCGCTGTCTCGATGCGTTCCGGCTGGCGCCGTCGGTCGGGCTGTCGGAGCCCTGGCGGCTGATCCGCGTGCATAGCGAGGGCGCGCGCGCCGCCGTTCAGGCCAATTTCGAAACCGCGAACGCCGCGGCGCTGACCGGCTATGACGGCGCGCGCGCCGAACTCTATGCCGGGCTGAAGCTGTCGGGGATGCGCGAGGCGCCAGTGCATCTGGCGGTGTTCTGCGACGACAGCGCGCCCAAGGGGCAGGGTCTGGGCGCGCGCACCATGCCCGAGATGCGGCGCTATTCCGTTGCCGGCGCGGTCATGCAATTGTGGCTGTTGCTCAGGGCCGAGGGGCTGGGCATGGGCTGGGTCTCGATCCTCGATCCGGATCGCCTGGCGCGGGACCTCGGGATTGACGACGGCTGGCGGTTGGTCGCCTATCTGTGCATCGGCTGGCCCGAGGCGCAGGAGAACACGCCCGAACTGGAGCGCATGGGCTGGGAGCGCCGTGCGACGCATGTCCGGGTCGAGACACGATAG
- the rimM gene encoding 16S rRNA processing protein RimM, with translation MKDRVCVGAIAGAFGVRGEVRLKSFCAQPEAIAAYAPLYTEDGTRSFTVRLGNAIPNGMSARLGGVSTREEAEALRGVRLFADRDRLPALPDDEFYHADLIGLTVLDTGGTVIGRVSSVQNHGAGDLLEIQRKGKGNAFIPFTVAMVPTVDIAAGRIIADPPEGLFE, from the coding sequence ATGAAGGACAGGGTCTGCGTTGGAGCGATTGCCGGGGCGTTCGGCGTCCGGGGCGAGGTGCGGCTGAAAAGCTTCTGCGCCCAGCCCGAGGCGATCGCCGCCTATGCCCCGCTCTACACCGAGGACGGCACGCGCAGTTTCACCGTGCGGCTGGGCAACGCCATTCCCAACGGGATGTCGGCGCGGTTGGGGGGGGTCTCGACCCGCGAAGAGGCCGAGGCGCTGCGCGGCGTGCGCCTGTTTGCCGATCGCGATCGCCTGCCGGCGCTGCCCGACGACGAATTCTACCACGCCGATCTGATCGGCCTGACGGTGCTGGACACCGGCGGCACGGTGATCGGGCGGGTGAGTTCGGTGCAGAACCATGGGGCCGGTGACCTGCTGGAAATCCAGCGCAAGGGCAAAGGCAACGCGTTCATCCCCTTCACCGTGGCGATGGTGCCGACGGTTGATATCGCCGCCGGCCGGATCATCGCCGACCCGCCCGAGGGGCTGTTCGAATGA
- the trmD gene encoding tRNA (guanosine(37)-N1)-methyltransferase TrmD, which translates to MTDETPAPKRSHGRVSISLSGQPRDLMGGPPRVKGAWTARIVTLFPGAFPGVLSESLTGKAMDLGLWALETIDLRPFGEGRHRNVDDTPAGGGAGMVLRADVVARALRAADAGTPGRARWPVVYLSPRGRRFDQAMARRWATCDGITLLCGRFEGVDERVLEAFGVEEVSLGDFVLTGGEIAAQAMIDATVRLLPGVLGNAASTEEESHSAGLLEHPQYTRPAVWEGREIPAVLLSGNHAEIAKWRRAEAERLTRERRPDLWARHETGRD; encoded by the coding sequence ATGACCGACGAGACCCCGGCGCCGAAACGCTCGCATGGGCGCGTGTCGATCAGCCTGAGCGGTCAGCCGCGCGACCTGATGGGCGGACCGCCGCGAGTCAAGGGCGCCTGGACGGCCAGGATCGTGACCCTGTTCCCGGGCGCCTTTCCAGGGGTGCTGAGCGAATCGCTGACCGGCAAGGCGATGGACCTGGGTCTATGGGCGCTGGAGACGATCGACCTGCGCCCCTTTGGCGAGGGCAGGCATCGCAACGTGGACGACACGCCGGCGGGGGGCGGCGCCGGGATGGTGCTGCGCGCGGACGTGGTGGCGCGGGCGCTGCGCGCGGCCGACGCGGGCACGCCCGGGCGCGCCCGCTGGCCGGTGGTCTATCTGTCGCCGCGCGGGCGGCGGTTCGATCAGGCGATGGCCCGGCGCTGGGCGACCTGCGACGGGATCACCCTGCTGTGCGGTCGGTTCGAAGGGGTGGACGAGCGCGTGCTCGAAGCCTTTGGCGTCGAGGAGGTCAGCTTGGGCGATTTCGTTCTGACCGGCGGCGAGATCGCCGCGCAGGCCATGATCGACGCGACGGTGCGGCTGCTGCCCGGGGTGCTGGGCAATGCCGCCTCGACCGAGGAGGAAAGCCACTCGGCCGGTCTTCTCGAGCATCCGCAATACACCCGTCCCGCGGTCTGGGAAGGGCGTGAGATCCCGGCGGTGCTGCTGTCGGGCAACCACGCCGAGATTGCGAAGTGGCGCCGGGCCGAGGCCGAGCGCCTGACCCGCGAGCGCCGCCCCGATCTGTGGGCGCGGCACGAAACGGGCCGGGATTGA
- a CDS encoding porin family protein, with amino-acid sequence MKSFGIPLALCGLVTSAMATSALASGYATPAPTPPVMVAAPAPALSWSGFYAGGQIAAASGNVTVGGAPYSNLNSTAFGLFAGYNHQLPSNWVIGAEVGVLRGTVNLPTGVPNAYTGTTIDLRLRGGYAMGRALLYGFVGGSRTTLSGAAFTPSGWTAGLGIDYMATERLMLGVDVAYRRLQDSTVPMVATTTAIELRAAYRF; translated from the coding sequence ATGAAATCGTTCGGTATCCCCCTGGCCCTGTGCGGGCTCGTGACCTCGGCGATGGCCACATCGGCACTGGCCAGCGGCTATGCGACCCCCGCCCCCACCCCGCCGGTCATGGTCGCCGCACCCGCGCCCGCGCTCAGTTGGAGCGGCTTTTACGCCGGCGGGCAGATCGCCGCGGCCTCGGGCAATGTCACGGTCGGCGGCGCGCCCTATTCCAACCTGAACAGCACGGCCTTCGGTCTGTTTGCCGGCTATAACCATCAACTGCCCTCGAACTGGGTCATCGGTGCCGAAGTCGGGGTGCTGCGTGGCACGGTCAACCTGCCGACAGGCGTGCCGAACGCCTATACCGGCACCACGATCGACCTGCGCCTGCGCGGCGGGTATGCCATGGGCCGCGCGCTGCTCTACGGCTTTGTCGGCGGTTCGCGCACGACCTTGTCGGGCGCAGCCTTCACCCCCTCGGGCTGGACCGCCGGTCTCGGCATCGACTACATGGCGACCGAACGCCTGATGCTGGGGGTCGACGTGGCCTATCGCCGGTTGCAGGATTCGACCGTGCCGATGGTGGCCACCACGACCGCGATCGAACTGCGCGCCGCCTATCGGTTCTGA
- a CDS encoding DUF1624 domain-containing protein: MSSAPDSRLPAPPPATGRLPGVDIARGVALIGMVIFHTTLDLEMFGLVAQGTIQSLPWMIFARLIAGSFVFLAGVSLVLAHGQGIRWRPFLIGTGQIAAGALAVTVATFAAMPWMFVFFGILHSIAVSRVLGLAFLRASAWLIVPAAAAIWIAPYLWPAEAMNPRWLAWIGFAAVQPLSMDLEPVFPWFAPFLLGMAAARLGLHRALPAPRWLRGLAWPGRHSLAIYLIHQPLIFGTLWLFLVGLR; encoded by the coding sequence ATGTCCAGCGCCCCCGATTCACGCCTGCCCGCCCCGCCCCCGGCTACCGGTCGCCTGCCCGGGGTCGATATCGCCCGGGGCGTGGCGCTGATCGGCATGGTGATCTTCCACACCACGCTGGACCTGGAAATGTTCGGTCTGGTCGCGCAAGGCACCATTCAGAGCCTGCCCTGGATGATCTTTGCGCGCCTGATCGCGGGCAGTTTCGTCTTTCTGGCCGGTGTCAGTCTGGTGCTGGCGCATGGCCAGGGCATCCGCTGGCGGCCGTTCCTGATCGGCACCGGGCAGATCGCCGCCGGGGCGCTGGCCGTCACCGTCGCCACCTTTGCCGCCATGCCCTGGATGTTCGTCTTTTTCGGCATCCTGCATTCCATCGCCGTCAGCCGGGTGCTGGGCCTGGCCTTTCTGCGCGCGTCGGCCTGGCTGATCGTGCCCGCCGCCGCCGCGATCTGGATCGCGCCCTATCTCTGGCCGGCCGAGGCGATGAACCCGCGCTGGCTGGCCTGGATCGGTTTCGCAGCCGTGCAACCCCTCAGCATGGATCTGGAACCGGTGTTTCCCTGGTTCGCACCCTTCCTGTTGGGCATGGCGGCCGCCAGGCTGGGCCTGCACCGCGCCCTGCCCGCGCCGCGCTGGCTGCGCGGACTGGCCTGGCCCGGGCGCCATTCGCTGGCGATCTACCTGATCCACCAGCCGCTGATCTTCGGCACCCTCTGGCTGTTCCTGGTCGGCCTGCGCTGA
- the rplS gene encoding 50S ribosomal protein L19: MNLIEQLEAEQIAALGKDIPDFKPGDTVRVGYKVTEGTRSRVQAFEGVCISRRGGSGIAASFTVRKISFGEGVERMFPLYSTNIDSITVVRRGRVRRAKLYYLRDRRGKSARIAEKTNYRALGGKAE, encoded by the coding sequence ATGAACCTGATCGAACAACTCGAGGCCGAGCAGATCGCCGCTCTCGGCAAGGACATTCCCGATTTCAAGCCGGGCGACACCGTGCGCGTCGGCTACAAGGTGACCGAAGGCACGCGCTCGCGCGTTCAGGCGTTCGAAGGCGTCTGCATCAGCCGTCGCGGCGGTTCCGGCATCGCCGCCTCGTTCACCGTGCGCAAGATCTCGTTCGGCGAAGGCGTCGAGCGGATGTTCCCGCTGTATTCGACCAACATCGATTCGATCACGGTCGTGCGTCGTGGCCGCGTGCGCCGCGCCAAGCTCTATTACCTGCGTGACCGCCGCGGCAAGTCGGCGCGGATCGCGGAAAAGACCAACTACCGCGCCCTCGGCGGCAAAGCAGAGTAA
- the rpmE gene encoding 50S ribosomal protein L31, producing the protein MRDAIHPEYHMINVKLVDGTIVQMKSTWGKEGDTMSLDIDPSVHPAWTGGSSRLMDTGGRVSKFKNKYAGLGF; encoded by the coding sequence ATGAGAGACGCGATCCATCCCGAATACCACATGATCAACGTCAAGCTGGTCGATGGCACCATCGTGCAGATGAAATCGACCTGGGGCAAGGAAGGCGATACGATGTCGCTGGACATCGACCCCTCGGTGCACCCGGCCTGGACCGGCGGGTCCTCGCGCCTGATGGACACCGGCGGCCGTGTGTCGAAGTTCAAGAACAAATACGCCGGCCTGGGTTTCTGA
- a CDS encoding division plane positioning ATPase MipZ — MAHIIVTGNEKGGSGKSTTAMHIATALCRMGHRVGALDLDVRQRSFGRYIENRAAFCARERVTLPSPQYAELPDVDPATLAPNENINDHRLGEAMAALDADCDFIVIDCPGSHTRLAQVAHSLADTLVTPLNDSFVDFDLLARIDPNTNAVMGPSIYAEMVWQARQLRAQAGLKPIDWIVLRNRLGAQQMHNKRKVGEALDALARRIGFRVAPGFSERVIFRELFPRGLTLLDLRDTGVEQLNISNVAARQELRDLLAALRLPGVKVSV; from the coding sequence GTGGCGCATATCATCGTCACCGGCAATGAAAAGGGCGGGTCGGGCAAGTCCACGACCGCCATGCATATCGCCACCGCCCTGTGCCGAATGGGGCATCGGGTGGGGGCGCTGGACCTCGACGTGCGCCAGCGCAGCTTTGGCCGCTATATCGAGAATCGGGCCGCCTTTTGCGCACGCGAGCGCGTGACGCTGCCGAGCCCGCAATACGCCGAACTGCCCGATGTCGATCCCGCGACCCTGGCACCGAACGAGAACATCAACGACCACCGTCTGGGCGAGGCGATGGCCGCGCTGGACGCCGATTGCGATTTCATCGTGATCGACTGCCCGGGCAGCCATACGCGGCTGGCGCAGGTGGCGCATTCCCTGGCGGACACGCTGGTCACGCCGCTGAACGACAGTTTCGTGGATTTCGATCTGCTGGCAAGGATCGACCCCAACACGAACGCGGTCATGGGGCCGTCGATCTATGCCGAAATGGTTTGGCAGGCGCGCCAGCTCAGGGCGCAGGCCGGGCTGAAGCCGATCGACTGGATCGTTCTGCGCAACCGTCTGGGCGCGCAGCAGATGCACAACAAGCGCAAGGTCGGCGAGGCGTTGGACGCGCTGGCCCGCCGCATCGGGTTCCGGGTGGCGCCCGGGTTTTCCGAGCGCGTCATCTTCCGCGAGCTGTTCCCGCGCGGTCTGACGCTGCTCGATCTGCGGGACACCGGGGTCGAACAGTTGAACATCTCGAACGTGGCCGCGCGGCAGGAGTTGCGCGACCTGCTGGCCGCGCTGCGCCTGCCGGGCGTGAAGGTCAGTGTTTGA
- a CDS encoding deoxyribodipyrimidine photo-lyase, protein MLSLVWFQRDLRVQDHPGLVWAAAQGAVLPVYVAEPDLLAGPDASARHHGFLDECLSGLRADLARAGQPLVLRVGDAVEVLARLHAKHGFGRLVTLESPSTAWSRARDRRVADWARGRGIAWAVLPQPATGTPLAPPALPFVTEGTGALPGLKALGLAEDRCPFRQPGGRATAEQTLEAFLGARVQGYARGRLTLTGAERTGSRLSAYLAWGVLSVREVLDAARARRGDDNAAGLRAFAGRLALRQVADLPDPGAPGAADPARLAAWRGGETGLPFVDAAMRAFDATGWLNARARGLVAAVACHHLGLDWRVVGAHLARLSTDFDPALHGHALRALAGVDAPLRLPDPVTVGRQQDPEGAFIRRWLPELARLPDAHLHTPWTWPDARRLRYPEPVVDPASAARAVRAAIRARAPVPRPTRPVLIEPLPIRPQGRQMALDLRAPG, encoded by the coding sequence ATGCTTTCCCTCGTCTGGTTCCAACGCGATCTGCGGGTGCAGGATCACCCCGGACTGGTCTGGGCCGCGGCGCAGGGGGCCGTGCTGCCGGTCTATGTGGCGGAACCTGATCTGCTGGCCGGGCCCGATGCCTCGGCGCGTCACCACGGCTTTCTGGACGAATGCCTGAGCGGATTGCGCGCGGATCTGGCGCGGGCGGGGCAACCGCTGGTGCTGCGGGTCGGCGATGCGGTCGAGGTTCTGGCGCGGCTGCACGCCAAGCACGGCTTCGGCCGGTTGGTCACGCTCGAGTCCCCCTCGACCGCCTGGAGCCGTGCGCGCGACCGCCGGGTCGCGGATTGGGCGCGCGGCCGGGGGATCGCCTGGGCGGTGCTGCCGCAACCGGCGACCGGCACCCCGCTTGCGCCCCCGGCTCTGCCCTTCGTGACCGAGGGGACGGGCGCGTTGCCGGGCCTGAAGGCGCTGGGCCTTGCCGAGGATCGCTGCCCGTTTCGCCAGCCCGGCGGGCGCGCCACCGCCGAGCAGACGCTCGAGGCCTTTCTCGGGGCCCGGGTGCAGGGCTATGCCCGGGGCCGCCTGACGCTGACCGGGGCCGAGCGCACGGGCTCGCGCCTGTCGGCCTATCTGGCGTGGGGCGTGCTGTCGGTGCGCGAGGTTCTGGACGCCGCCCGCGCCCGTCGCGGCGACGACAACGCCGCCGGTCTCAGGGCCTTTGCCGGCCGTCTGGCGCTGCGCCAGGTCGCAGACCTGCCCGATCCGGGCGCGCCCGGCGCGGCAGACCCGGCGCGGCTGGCGGCGTGGCGTGGCGGCGAAACGGGGCTGCCCTTTGTCGATGCGGCGATGCGGGCCTTCGACGCGACCGGATGGCTGAACGCGCGCGCGCGCGGGCTGGTCGCGGCGGTCGCGTGCCACCATCTGGGGCTGGACTGGCGGGTCGTGGGCGCCCATCTGGCCCGCCTGAGCACCGATTTCGACCCTGCGCTGCACGGCCATGCGCTGCGCGCGCTGGCCGGTGTCGATGCCCCGCTGCGCCTGCCCGATCCTGTGACCGTGGGTCGTCAGCAGGACCCCGAGGGCGCGTTTATCCGCCGTTGGCTGCCCGAACTCGCGCGGTTGCCCGACGCGCATCTGCATACGCCCTGGACCTGGCCCGACGCGCGGCGCCTGCGCTACCCTGAGCCGGTGGTGGACCCGGCCAGCGCGGCGCGGGCGGTCCGGGCCGCGATCCGCGCGCGCGCGCCCGTGCCGCGCCCGACCCGGCCCGTGCTGATCGAACCGCTGCCGATCCGGCCGCAGGGCCGCCAGATGGCGCTGGACCTGCGCGCGCCGGGCTAG
- a CDS encoding SRPBCC domain-containing protein, with protein sequence MSDDRTMVLERVIDAPVALIWQAWTDPAALPLWWGPDGFSCRTHRIELRPGGEWVFDMIGPDGTVYPNHHRYSRHDPLRRIDYALHAGEDGPKHADASVLFDDLGGRTRVTLRMTFLTPEDYQTAVGFGAVTLGLQTLGKLARHLGA encoded by the coding sequence ATGAGCGACGACCGCACAATGGTGCTGGAGCGGGTGATCGACGCGCCCGTGGCCCTGATCTGGCAGGCCTGGACCGATCCGGCGGCGCTGCCGCTGTGGTGGGGCCCCGACGGGTTTTCCTGCCGCACCCATCGCATCGAACTGCGCCCGGGCGGCGAGTGGGTGTTCGACATGATTGGCCCCGACGGAACGGTCTATCCCAACCACCACCGCTATTCGCGCCACGATCCCCTGCGCCGCATCGACTATGCGCTGCACGCGGGCGAAGACGGGCCGAAACACGCCGACGCCTCGGTCCTGTTCGACGATCTGGGCGGGCGCACCCGCGTCACGTTGCGCATGACCTTCCTCACGCCCGAGGACTACCAGACTGCCGTCGGGTTCGGCGCGGTCACGCTGGGCTTGCAGACGCTGGGCAAGCTGGCGCGCCATCTCGGCGCCTAG
- a CDS encoding SRPBCC family protein, whose translation MELDPDTDLILTRTVNAPRALLFECWTTPRHLKEFFVPRPHKVVACDLDLRVGGRFNTTFEVDGAVMENRGVFLEVVPNAKLVFTDTYTEGWKPAPEPFMTAILMLEDADDGQTRYTAIARHRTPETRARHEAMGFHEGWGTVVTQLEGYAQGLMRP comes from the coding sequence ATGGAGCTTGATCCCGATACCGACCTGATCCTGACCCGGACCGTCAACGCGCCGCGCGCGTTGCTGTTCGAATGCTGGACCACGCCGCGCCACCTCAAGGAATTCTTCGTTCCGCGCCCGCACAAGGTCGTCGCCTGCGACCTGGACCTGCGCGTCGGCGGGCGGTTCAACACCACGTTTGAAGTCGATGGCGCGGTGATGGAGAACCGGGGCGTGTTTCTCGAGGTGGTCCCGAACGCGAAACTGGTGTTCACCGACACCTATACCGAGGGCTGGAAACCCGCGCCCGAGCCCTTCATGACCGCGATTCTGATGCTGGAAGATGCCGACGACGGGCAAACCCGCTACACCGCGATCGCCCGCCACCGCACACCCGAGACCCGGGCCCGGCACGAGGCGATGGGCTTTCACGAGGGCTGGGGCACGGTCGTGACCCAACTGGAAGGCTATGCGCAAGGATTGATGCGGCCATGA
- a CDS encoding helix-turn-helix transcriptional regulator → MANHDPALDRLFQALADPTRRAVLERLTQGPATVGELAAPFAMALPSLIGHLRKLEAAGLIETRKDGRVRTCAVRPEALTPVQGWLDVQRAQWEARLDRLDSYVAKLMKERANGA, encoded by the coding sequence ATGGCTAACCATGACCCCGCCCTCGACCGTCTCTTCCAGGCCCTCGCCGATCCGACCCGGCGCGCGGTGCTGGAACGGCTGACGCAAGGTCCCGCAACGGTGGGCGAACTGGCCGCGCCCTTCGCCATGGCGCTGCCCTCGCTCATCGGGCATTTGCGCAAACTCGAGGCGGCGGGACTGATCGAAACCCGCAAGGACGGCCGCGTGCGCACCTGTGCCGTGCGCCCTGAGGCCCTGACCCCCGTGCAAGGCTGGCTGGACGTTCAGCGCGCCCAATGGGAGGCGCGGCTGGACCGGCTGGACTCCTATGTCGCCAAACTGATGAAGGAGCGCGCGAATGGAGCTTGA